A window of Bactrocera tryoni isolate S06 unplaced genomic scaffold, CSIRO_BtryS06_freeze2 scaffold_25, whole genome shotgun sequence genomic DNA:
AAAATCTCTAACGAAAAATCTCACTTTTTCAAAGACTCTGTTGAATACTTAGGgcatataattaaatacaacaagATTACAGTCGACACAACAAAAATACAGACTATTAAAAATTTCCCTATTCCTACAACACTGAAGGAACTCAGATCCTTCCTAGGTCTCGCAAGTtactatagaaaatttataaagaatttttcagCCATCGTCAAACCACTGACTACGTTCCTCAGAGGAGAGAACGGTGGCATATCAAAGAATcaaagtgcaaaaataaaaatcactttaGACGAACCTGCACTAAAAGCACTGAACATAATAAAAGAAGAACTACAAGCCCAGGTCGAACTCTTCCAACCAAATTTTAACAAACCTTTCGAATTAACCACAGATGCTAGCAATTACGCTATAGGAGCCGTATTATCCCAAAACCAAAAACCCATATCATTTATTTCACGAACGCTCAGTGAAACAGAACAGAATTACTCCACAAATGAGAAAGAGTTACTCGCAATTGTATGGTCACTACAGAAACTTCGCAACTACTTGTATGGTATAGCATATTTAACAATATACACCGACCATCAATCTCTAATATTCTCCATATCAGAAAAAAACcccaatacaaaattaaaaagatggaaaaatttcattgaagaatatggtgcaAAAATCGTTTACAAACCCGGACATCAGAACGTGGTCGCTGATGCTCTTTCTCGTCAGCAAATAAACAACACTTTAAATTCTGATGACTCCCAACATTCAGCACAAAGCTCACCAACACAAAGACTCAAACGAGTAAAAAAACCAGTAAACTCCTTTAGAAACCAAATTATTGTAAAACGGTCAGATCAGAACCCCATCGAAATATTCtcacaaaacatattttctaacaGCCGACACACGATCTTTTTTAATACGAAAACTGTATTACTAGATAgactaaaaaatgtaattagacCAAAGATAACTAATGCTATACAAATAGACGAGCAAATGTTATTTTACGTCGAAAATGACATTATCAACCCATTTCCAACTGTATCGGTTGTACTAGCGCAAAAATTGGTGGACGATATTACCGAAACCGAACAACAAGAACAGATCATACAAGACACACACAGACGTGCTCAcagaaactacaaaaacaacgcaCAGGAAATCTCGCTCAGATACTACTGGCCAAACATACGTGACGCTTGTAAAAAAGAAGTACAAAACTGCGAAATCTGCCTCACAAACAAGTATGAACGCCGACCAAATAAAACAACCAATAGGATCAGCACCGATACCGAACAAAGTAGGCGAATACATACACTTAGACTTATTTTTTATGAGCAACAATATGTACATTAGTTCAACCgacaaatattccaaattcTGCCATTTGAGACAAATACCATCAAAGAAagacacatacaaatatgttgaCGAGATACTGTCACAAATATACCCAAACGCAAAGTTTGTAATGACTGATAACGAGTCAACATTTACTGGCATATGTGCACAACAAATATACAAGCGATTACAAATAACGCATATCAAAACTCCAGCCTATCATTCGACAACAAACGGTCAAGTTGAAAGAACGCATAGCACAATTATCGAACTCACAAAAGTATTAGCGCATCAACACAGTTCGGCTCCTGACGATCAGATATTTGAAGCAGTCCGACAGTACAACAAAACAATCCATTCGGTAACCAACCACAAACCCGAGGACGTGTTTTTTAATCAAAGGGAATATCCTTGGCATCAAAGAGCGTCTTCAACAAAACCAACAGAGAGTTTTGCGATACCATAACCGTAATCGGAAACAGCTCAAATACAAAGAAGGAGAggtaatatattcaaaaaacgcatagacgaaacaaaaacggaaaaaaatacGTGAAACACTATAGTAAAAAAAGACAACGGAGAAACAATAACGaccaataaaaaagtaattatccATGAAGACAATATCAGAGCAAAAGCATGTGGTGGAATAGTATTTACCTTACTTTTCTCTATCGCACTTTGCGACAATATTATAGATTTAAGCCATAGGAAATATGTGTACTCAGTAGAAATCTGATCCTGTTTACATTTATCAGGATACAGCTTTCTTGTATCACATATCCAATCTCTCAAAAATATTGGCGCTATACGAAAGTATAATGAAATCATCATTCAATCTAGAAGACCAACCCCAAACTCAaattttagtaaacaaaatCGAAACTCTGAAAACTCAACTCATTCACAATATTTATAGATCCAAAAGATCACTTAACTTTCTTGGTTCCATGTTAAAATTCATCACGGGCACACCAGACCACGATGACCTTGTGGAAATAAAAACTTCACTTAATTTGCTAATAGAGAAcaataataagcaaaaattaattaattcacagTTCGAAAGAATACTCGAAAGCCTTGATCCCAAAGCAATAACCGAAAACATTGTTATATCAGAAGTTTATAATGAACGCAAATCAATAACTAAcactataaattttgcaaaaactaataatttctaTTCTggcacattaaatttgaaagacGTGTACGATTTAATAAACCATGAAAAGTTAGATCTtccaataattaatatattagaaTATGCCGACATTCATATATGTTACCTACAACAAGCAATTATAACAATATACAAATATCCTATCCTTGAAACTAAATGTAGCTTATTTAATGTATATCCTTTAGCATATAAGCAtggcaaaattaatttagacCCTAAGATCGCAAAGTGTAACGATTATCAAAGAATATCTAAATGTAGAAATTATATGGGTAACTTTATTTGTAAATCAGAACCCGCTGACAAttgtactataaaaatattagaagacAAAACAGCACAATGCGAAACAACCCACGAAAATAATGCTCCACTTCGCATCCTAGAGAATGGATACATTTTGACAGATTACCAGCATACTTGGAACAACATGCATATATCAGGCCCTAAATTGATACACCTTTAATGAATCCACGAACATCGATAACATGGCCATATTACAATCATCAAAGACAACTCAGAGAAATAATAACAATCAACACAACGAAAAACTTGAAAGTACTCCGTATCCTTTCTTCAAACTCAATATACAAATTCAGCAATATCCAAACACTCTCAACATTTTTGATACCTATTGTAGAAAATCCAGTACATTTTACGTTCTTCATCATAATAGGATTCCTTACTTTAGTAGTCACCACTTACGGTATGGTACACCTCTGCCGATATCGTAAATAGAAGAATGCTTCACAGACAAAGGCAAATTGACGAAATATACGAAGTCAGATTGAATCgtcttcaacaacaacaatctgtAGCAGCATAGCGAGGACGCTCCGTTTTAAGAAGGAGGGGAGTTAACGACATAGCCTCGCTCCGggtcacacacactcacatacacctTATCTCCTAATATACATTCCGAACAAAGGCGAACTATGTATGTAAACCGATAGAACTCGCTTTGACATGCACTATCAGTTGAACAATAGAAATGAACATGCATTATCTAGAAAGGCATTCTCAACATGTAAACAACAAACATCTGGCAATGGAATAATCCACTCCGATAACCAACTCCGCATCTCAAGTAATAGCAAGATAGCAGATATCGAATTACGACAAAGAAGTCGCATGCAGATAACAGCAGCAGCATTTCATTAGTATAAATAGCTGTAagatcttatattaaaattcagttcttaagaatatcaataaaGGCACGCATTTCggcgtataaataaaattgtttaaattcttGAACTCATATCGTGTAAACGATATTAACTCACGTGAGGATCgcaacataatttaattttataattcattgcTCTTAATAAAGATTAGGTTTAAACAACGTGCTTTCAAtcctaaatatatataaaagatcaggatgacgagaaaagttgaaatccggttgactgtctgtctgtccgtccatccgccTGTGTAAGCTATAACTtgggtaaaaattgagatatcttgatgaaacttggtatgtaggttccttagtacaaaaaaaagtttgagttcgtagataggcgtaatcggaccactgccccACACCCACAAATAGCCATAAACCGagaacatataaagtgccataactaagcacctaattaagatataaaagtCATATTGGCACAGAAGATAGCAGTAGTCAGGAGCACATGTGGGAAACATTTTTGGAAtggtgggagtggccccgccctcaaataaatttgatgtgcatatctcctaaaccaatgAAGgtataacaaccaaatttgttgagtacaaatcttataagaacttctactgaCAGTGTGGATCGGAAGGTTAATCGGAGGTTAACCCTggtcactccccatataacggtactggtgaaaactactaaaagcgtgataaatcaataactaaatacgtctgagacataaaattttaccaccgagatggtataagaGACCTTCATaggagctggtgtgaaaatAGGACGATGGGCATgccaccgcccactttttggtgaaatcccataccTCTGAACTCgactaaccgatttcgacaaaatttagtacatagCATTCCTTTAATATTCCTATGTTATGAGCGAAATCGAACAATAATCACGTCtgcttcccatatagcacaattttaaactccacttaatttttttactttccagtgcacaaatcaagaagcaattaatatcaCGGGCATTtactttgcactaataatgtatttagtgtatgccatcttatgaccaaaaattgttcaaatccaattaAAACTGTTCAAACCGCTAGGTACCAAATATTTGGACCCGTGTACCTTCAGTAACTTTTGATAGAAAATATCGgtgaatatatgaaataaatggtataattgaaattcagagatgctcataaatatatgaacatgGAAGTTTTATTACATTAAGATTGAATTATATATAGAACATTATATTTTGACTCAagtacattaatacataaaaatacacatgtaaacataaattaaataagaagAATATACAGTCCAAGTTAAGTGAaatggtaagcaacaaaattgaaatataaagcttgctcataaaaatctgaaaatcaTTGCCTATCAAAGAAAACTCATATAGTAAATTAGAGTATACATTAAaccaatatttataaacaaaacatacatactccAAATGTTAATGCACACAGGCAGCAACCGATAGGAAACTATCaagcgtgtgtgtatgtatgagtataaaTGCGTTAGATGCACTAGTCTAATGAGTtgtaaaatatcaatgcgttggAATTTGAAGCCttcaatgtaaatatattacatattacacatacatatatacactaaGCACacgcatatagtacatacaagtatgtacctAGTTTAGagattagaattaagaaatgtattgacAAAAGAAATTTGAATAAGGAAATTCAGAGTCAAACGTGAACTCTCAGCGTACAGATCAAAACAAAGTGTTTTTCTCTACATTTGCTCCCTCAAGCTTCTTTGTGAAAAATAAGAGAGCTTAAGTGTAAGTACTATAATCatcttaaaagaaaaagagcATTACttagcaaaatgaaaataaatgtagCCCGGAAGAGGAAAGGCTTTCCGCATTTATGAAATTACTTTtcgtaaaattatgaagaaattgcCAACATGAGAGAAATAGTTGGGCGATCCGGCTGCGTTGGATTAGCGGAAAATTCTCAGCGGAAAGATAAGAAAGACTTCATGTCTAGAAAATAGTGATCCTATTCAGACTGTTATGACAGAGTTTACAACCACTCATAACAAAATAATGGCTAAGAAAAGTCAAGAAGCAGAAGAATACATTGCCAAGAATTACTACGAGCATATAATGAAAACAATGGAAAATtctattcagaatttaaaaagTCAAAGTACAGTGTAATCCCTGCCTGACAAAACACATAAGATCAAAGGTGAAACATGCAGTGGTGGAAAAATGtctaaagaaagaataattgCCATGATTTGTGCTAATGCATCGGGCACGGTAAAACGGAAATTATTGGTtattggtaagttttaaatacaatttaatacaatccTCTGTTTCTGAACAATGTCTGCTTTCAGGAAAATATAACAACCCCAGATGCTTTAAAAACGTTAAAACGTTGCCGGTAGATTATTGTGCTAACAACAAATCCTGGATGACTTCTCAGACCTTTACTGACTATTTAAAGAAATGGGATTGTGAACTTATAAAAGCCAAGACTAAAATTTTGCTATTAGTAGATAATTGACCTGCTCATCCTCAAGTTCATCTTCACAACATTAAACTACATTTTCTTCCGCCTAATACTACATCGGTTCTTCAGCCCATGGATCAAGGCGTCATTAATAGCTTGAAACAATCTTATAGAAAGCAGCTTCTGATGAAAATTATGGACCTTCCTGAAGAAGCCAACCCGACAAAAGGTGTGAGTCTTTTAGATGTTGTCAGTATGTTAAGTGTTGAATGGGAAAGTGTCTCTAAGGAAACCATAAGAAACTGTTTTCGACATGCTGGTCTGGTAAAAGACATTCCTGATGGATTAGATTTCGACCCGGAGGACGATGAACCTTTAAGCAAAATTATCGATATTAATAAAGTAGTGGTTTTAAGCAAGTTTGATGAATATTCAAGGATTGACGAGAATATAATAGCCACAGAAGAGCACTCAGACAATGACTTAATTCAAGACTTTCTGCATGAGCTGCTTGAAGAAGACTCCGGTGATGAAGATTTAGCACTCCCCGAAACTATAATGAAAATAGAAGACGCTATGAATTATTCTAGGAAACTGAAGCTATATTCTCAACAAAAAGAGAATAGTTCAGATGCAATCAATTTGCTCAATAAACTCGAAATCAAACTACAAAAAGATTTTGCCAATAAGGCATTCACCCAAAAGAAAATCACAGACTTTTTTCAAAAGACTTAAttaaacttatgattttcttaattttgtatttttattcataaactgtattgctttaataaaaaaacacattgaatttactttttgagttaaaaattttatattctgatTAGATGGACACTCGGTTATAATGGCCAATTTGACATGGTCCCGTGGAGTCCATTATAACCGGATTAGACTGTACTGCCAAAGGCTTTTCAGCAGTGAGTAGCAAGTGGCAAGTAGAACCTATGCCACAAGCTATTCAGGTCGAGCCACCTAAAGCTGCTTCTGGtgttgaaagaaaatatcaacATCAAGCCAAAAAACTCAGAAATACATTTGATGAAATTGATCAAAATGCATTGGATTCTCTCGAGCAAATGAGAGAATTCAAAATCAAGCCTGAAATACAATTTGAGAATGTAGAAGAAGCATATGTTGTAActgaaatatgaaattaatagaAACAACTGAAGACTCTATCGAGGAACAAATAGAGGACTTTCGGAAGATTATAAAATTATCATCGCATGAATGTGGGGAACAATATTGTAGAGAAACACTTTATTTGATATTTCAGGAAAaaagtaatttgtttttatttttcttattttaatgtataaaaatagttttgacaCTTTATTCAATATTTCGCAAAAGAGTAACTGGATTATATTTTAGTAGTTCAACACTTTAACAATTATGGAAAAACGTAATTTGTTTATACTTTCTAGTTCCACACTTTAGTTAATGATTATGACAAAAAGGTGACTTGATTGTATTTTCTCATTTCAAGAGTACGCGTCCGATACAGGTGAAATCTCAGAATCGTGGGTGTGTCTTTTTTAACGATCGCtgtcttcggagattacattgttgccttagaacatataccaaatttcgtgaatatatcttgtcaaatgtgaaagttgtccatacaagcacttgattccgatcattcagtttgtatggtagctatatgctatagttaaccgatctgaacaatttcttcggagattacattgttgttgtgggATTTCCCTTCTTTCGGATTGGGCAAAACTTTTCtatcggcaatccatcggccccgctgctttgttgttcttcagacaggtaattgctatttgaacttcttcatggtcgggcaatggaatgtctgctccatcgtcatcgattggtaAATCGGGTTCGTCGCCTCCTGGCGTTGTaccttcactgccattcagcaggctggagaagttttccctcaataattgaagtatgctctgggcatcggtgactagatcacctttgggggttctagaAGAGTATGCTCTTGTCTTGAAAACTTCTGTTAGCGACCGCagcttttcgtagaattttcgagcattacccctgtcggccagcttacaagctcttcatactcacgcatttcggcctctttctttttctgtctgaaaatgtGACTCGCTTCCCTCATCAACtcacggtatctatcccatcccgcacgtgttgttgtcgattgtaacgttgcgagataggcCGCCTGTTTTCCCTCCGCTGCGACACctcactcctcgtcgtaccagctgttcttttgcattttctgaagACCAATGGTTTTGgaagcagctgtacgtaaggagtttgaaatgccgctccacagttcccttataccgagttgttgacgagtgctctcagagaacaggaGTGTAAGCCGAGTataaaatcgttcggctatctgttgtgattgcagcttcttgacgtcgaaccttccttgtgtttgttgacttgcattttttgctgcacagaggtccgagtcgatgttaggatctcggagcgtacgcacgtctagaacacttgAGACGGGTCTTCTGtcggttggtggcttttcgctccggagacagccatgtagcttgatgtattttcttgtgctggaatctagtaccacagagaACCATATTTCGgcccccggcgaagtcaattttgacatcgtggcgaggcagctctcataggcgcgctccaagcgctcatagaaggcatctttggtcacatcgtccttctcttccgacggggcgtgggcgcaaatcagcgatgtgttggagaacctcgctttgatgcggattgtagcTAGACCTTCATTCactggagtgaatgatagtactcagcaacggagtctctctcccaccacgaatccaacaccaaacttgcgctcctttatatggacact
This region includes:
- the LOC120780374 gene encoding tigger transposable element-derived protein 6-like, which codes for MSKERIIAMICANASGTVKRKLLVIGKYNNPRCFKNVKTLPVDYCANNKSWMTSQTFTDYLKKWDCELIKAKTKILLLPMDQGVINSLKQSYRKQLLMKIMDLPEEANPTKGVSLLDVVSMLSVEWESVSKETIRNCFRHAGLVKDIPDGLDFDPEDDEPLSKIIDINKVVVLSKFDEYSRIDENIIATEEHSDNDLIQDFLHELLEEDSGDEDLALPETIMKIEDAMNYSRKLKLYSQQKENSSDAINLLNKLEIKLQKDFANKAFTQKKITDFFQKT